A portion of the Pseudomonadota bacterium genome contains these proteins:
- the mtaB gene encoding tRNA (N(6)-L-threonylcarbamoyladenosine(37)-C(2))-methylthiotransferase MtaB translates to MQEKKKTKPKRTVALTSLGCKVNQFETASFVSALEEQGVDVVPFTEPADIYIINTCAVTSKAGAQSRHLIRRALRTNPKARIIVTGCYAQIASSEILEIGDQPICIVGNGNKHRLVDIALATDYCDLEMYTGDISVKKEIAFLPVKRFAGRTRAYLKIQDGCNRFCSYCIVPYARGRSRSLKLDQVLDQADVFDKEGYQEVVLTGIHAGLYGLDLDPPLELIDLIKALEAGETGFRYRMSSLEPTEISTEMLQVMKDSQRFMPHLHVPLQSGDDGILKKMNRRYASDDFRKIIEKCQQLVPEISIGVDVLVGFPGESDEAFGNTVRLLENLPVAYLHVFPYSKRPGTLAASMQDQIPKNIKEERVARLRELDHKKRTAFYGKQLGKVFKVLAESEKNKFRLMKGFTENYVPVYFEAPHNSINRIVEVKIERLVDRNVFGRIVSF, encoded by the coding sequence ATGCAAGAAAAGAAAAAAACAAAACCGAAACGCACGGTTGCCCTGACCTCCCTTGGATGCAAGGTGAACCAGTTTGAAACCGCCTCTTTTGTCTCCGCCCTGGAGGAACAGGGTGTTGATGTGGTGCCGTTTACCGAGCCTGCGGACATTTATATAATTAACACCTGTGCGGTTACCTCCAAGGCAGGAGCGCAATCCAGACACTTAATCCGCCGGGCGTTGCGTACAAATCCCAAGGCGCGAATCATTGTTACCGGCTGCTATGCCCAGATTGCCTCCAGCGAAATTCTGGAAATCGGTGATCAGCCGATCTGCATCGTCGGCAACGGCAACAAACATCGGCTGGTTGATATCGCCCTTGCAACAGATTATTGCGATCTCGAGATGTACACCGGCGATATCAGCGTCAAGAAAGAAATAGCCTTCCTGCCGGTGAAGCGTTTTGCCGGGCGGACAAGGGCGTATCTTAAGATTCAGGACGGCTGCAATCGTTTCTGCTCGTATTGCATTGTTCCTTATGCCAGAGGCAGAAGTCGCAGCCTGAAGCTTGACCAGGTACTGGACCAGGCCGATGTTTTTGACAAAGAAGGCTATCAGGAAGTTGTGTTAACCGGTATCCATGCCGGGCTTTACGGCCTGGATCTCGATCCTCCCCTGGAACTCATTGACTTGATCAAGGCCCTTGAAGCCGGGGAAACCGGGTTTCGCTACCGGATGAGTTCTCTCGAGCCCACAGAAATTTCTACGGAAATGTTACAAGTGATGAAAGATTCGCAACGATTTATGCCACATCTTCATGTTCCTCTGCAAAGCGGCGATGATGGTATATTAAAAAAGATGAACCGGCGTTACGCGTCTGATGATTTCAGAAAGATTATTGAGAAATGTCAACAGTTGGTGCCGGAAATATCTATCGGTGTGGATGTGCTGGTTGGATTTCCCGGCGAAAGCGATGAAGCCTTTGGAAACACCGTTCGGCTGCTTGAGAATTTACCCGTTGCCTACCTGCATGTTTTTCCTTACTCCAAGCGCCCCGGCACCCTGGCTGCCAGTATGCAGGACCAGATTCCCAAAAACATCAAGGAAGAACGGGTCGCCCGGCTACGGGAGCTGGATCATAAAAAACGCACCGCCTTTTACGGGAAACAGCTTGGAAAAGTGTTCAAGGTGCTTGCGGAATCGGAAAAAAATAAATTTCGTTTAATGAAAGGCTTTACAGAAAATTATGTTCCTGTTTATTTTGAGGCACCGCACAATTCGATCAATCGGATCGTTGAGGTGAAAATTGAGCGCCTCGTGGACAGGAATGTATTTGGCCGAATCGTATCTTTTTGA